GTTCTGGAATGGATAAATCAAGATCATACTTTTTATTCAATACACCGATAACTGTTAGAATGTTTTCACTTACTTTCTTGAATGCAGATTGTAAATCACCAGAATAAGATGGTGGATGTGTAATCATTAGTTTAGTCAATCTTGCTTCATTTACTGCAATTGAAAAGCCTTGGATTTCACCAACCCATTGATTCCAATTTCCCATCGAATGAACTTTGAATCCATTTTCAAATAGGAATTTCTGAAGTCTTTTAGTATTTTTTACAATGCAAATCCATCTTGCATTTTCAATACCTTTCAATTCTTTTTTCTCGATGCCTTCGTACTGTGCGAGAACTTTTTGCCCTAATTCTGTTAAGCGGTATATCTTCCATTTGTTAGATGATTTGGTTGTATCATAGATCATCTTATTCTTCAAAAGTATGCCTAGATGGTAACTAACAGTTTGTCTTGATTCATTGGTAAAGTCGGCAATCTCTTTTGGGATGTGTCCGTATCTCACAAGGTTGAGAATCCTCAACGTCTTGGGCAAAATCTTTACAGATTTCTTTTTACCTATTTTGCCCTGATTAGTCACGATTTCTTCGTACCCCATAACTCATGTGTTTCATGAAAGATTAGAGCAAATGTTGAGTATAATAATATTTGTTGAAAGAAATTCACTAAGTACAAAACCTAGTGGAAATGATGGTGTGTGGGCTATCTGTTAATTG
The sequence above is drawn from the Nitrosopumilus sp. genome and encodes:
- a CDS encoding winged helix-turn-helix domain-containing protein, with product MRYGHIPKEIADFTNESRQTVSYHLGILLKNKMIYDTTKSSNKWKIYRLTELGQKVLAQYEGIEKKELKGIENARWICIVKNTKRLQKFLFENGFKVHSMGNWNQWVGEIQGFSIAVNEARLTKLMITHPPSYSGDLQSAFKKVSENILTVIGVLNKKYDLDLSIPEPIQGRQFTMANGIADYLLDITNGSQIKLMNGKISIDASKKGEPRIEFDEITEAQEFANMPKIVAELKATIEESNRKHEIQTELILQSMNTLLKQNQTTLDTLATIVSGKNEGKLEQNIEPKEFKDSFGMFG